Proteins encoded by one window of Salmonirosea aquatica:
- a CDS encoding glycosyltransferase, with product MGLKIVFLTLGDVSKIATMKRAFGMANPLHEMGWDISIILMNCSENKKRASLECNDWIKLYYFESGSAFSEVYQKTKILKKIQPDYIYICSFSIRNLIPKIFLRFKPKIIVEHSELRSGILELDYLKKIIAYGFEVFSIWYADMIVTASNYLYNYFKKLIYKINNDISLDYSPYAYNAEILRNEFFQFDNLPTRCPAKNIFLYMGTMTRNYGLFTILEAAKMLKNECFCFEVIMIGRGRHIEEAKNYVDLYNLSDVITFVGYVSEDKLMSYFYIADAFIAPVNNTIQDIARCPSKIYMYLPFKKPILTCKVGEPYQIFGESGNYFDNENPSTLTELFQKVIDNKCNTMDIDPALHSWERRSIDFNFWVVKNTDIR from the coding sequence ATGGGATTAAAGATTGTTTTTCTGACATTAGGGGATGTATCCAAAATTGCCACTATGAAGCGGGCATTCGGAATGGCGAACCCTTTACATGAAATGGGTTGGGATATTTCAATTATCTTAATGAATTGCTCTGAAAATAAAAAAAGAGCTTCACTTGAATGCAACGACTGGATAAAACTATATTATTTTGAATCTGGAAGTGCATTTAGCGAAGTATATCAAAAAACCAAAATTCTAAAAAAAATTCAACCAGACTACATTTATATATGCTCATTTAGTATTCGGAATCTAATTCCAAAGATTTTTCTCAGATTTAAGCCTAAAATAATAGTTGAACATAGTGAATTACGATCAGGTATTTTAGAATTAGATTATTTAAAAAAAATAATTGCATACGGTTTTGAAGTATTTTCTATTTGGTACGCTGACATGATTGTGACAGCTAGCAATTATTTATATAATTATTTTAAAAAATTGATCTACAAGATTAATAACGATATTTCTTTAGACTATTCCCCTTATGCATATAATGCTGAAATTTTAAGAAATGAATTTTTTCAATTTGATAATTTACCTACAAGATGTCCTGCGAAAAATATATTTCTTTATATGGGAACTATGACACGCAACTATGGACTTTTTACAATACTTGAAGCTGCTAAGATGTTAAAAAATGAGTGCTTTTGCTTTGAGGTGATTATGATTGGTCGTGGGCGGCATATTGAGGAAGCAAAAAATTATGTGGATCTATACAATTTAAGTGATGTTATTACTTTCGTTGGATATGTTAGTGAAGATAAACTGATGTCTTACTTTTATATTGCTGATGCTTTTATTGCACCTGTAAATAATACGATTCAGGATATTGCAAGGTGCCCAAGCAAAATCTATATGTATTTACCTTTTAAGAAACCAATACTCACATGTAAAGTTGGTGAACCATATCAAATTTTTGGTGAGTCTGGAAATTATTTTGATAATGAAAATCCTTCGACCTTGACTGAGTTATTTCAAAAAGTAATCGATAATAAATGTAACACTATGGATATTGACCCAGCATTGCATAGTTGGGAGAGAAGATCTATTGATTTTAATTTTTGGGTCGTTAAAAATACTGATATTCGTTAA
- a CDS encoding glycosyltransferase, whose amino-acid sequence MIGILNPMIPHYREDFFRGIKEKIDTEVFIFFDNNRIEKLNFQKGNLISTHVKSVSLGPILIYDFRKLLKSDIKVLVLMLNFSQISTWLLLIFKPFHRKKIILWGQGISIKRYIKEETKPNFLLKWMLQLSDSAWFYTENELEIWKNHIPVSTFTYLNNTISDVAKICHLKCQDISFLKKKYNIIQERILIFCARFNETERRTDLLINIIKELDCSKFGFIIIGEGKLKPDFQGFSNVYDFGSLYDLETKKDLFQIADIYFQPAWLGLSVVEALAFGKPIFTFSRSNAIKQGVEYGYITHNFNGMIFTEFQHFTETVSNLSQSEIDRLSLNAKKFAIDNLKLDFMISQALSSINKVLCLMIVFITFI is encoded by the coding sequence ATGATAGGTATTTTAAATCCAATGATTCCACACTATCGTGAAGACTTTTTCAGAGGAATAAAGGAAAAAATTGACACCGAGGTATTTATTTTTTTTGATAATAACCGAATTGAAAAATTAAATTTTCAGAAAGGAAATTTAATTTCAACTCATGTTAAATCTGTTAGCCTTGGGCCGATTTTAATATACGATTTCAGAAAATTGTTAAAATCTGATATCAAGGTTCTTGTTCTGATGTTAAATTTCTCACAAATTTCCACTTGGTTACTTTTAATTTTTAAGCCATTTCATAGGAAGAAAATAATTTTGTGGGGGCAGGGAATATCAATTAAAAGGTATATTAAAGAAGAAACCAAGCCAAATTTTTTACTAAAATGGATGTTGCAGCTTTCTGACTCAGCTTGGTTTTATACTGAAAATGAACTTGAAATTTGGAAAAATCATATTCCAGTTTCTACATTTACTTATTTAAATAATACTATCTCTGACGTAGCTAAAATTTGTCATTTGAAATGTCAAGACATTTCTTTTTTAAAAAAAAAATATAATATCATTCAAGAACGCATTTTAATCTTTTGTGCTAGGTTTAATGAAACTGAGAGGCGGACTGATTTGTTGATAAATATTATAAAGGAGCTCGATTGTTCGAAATTTGGTTTTATTATAATTGGCGAGGGCAAATTAAAACCTGACTTTCAGGGATTTAGTAATGTTTATGATTTTGGATCACTCTATGACTTAGAAACTAAAAAAGATCTTTTTCAAATTGCTGATATATATTTTCAACCAGCTTGGCTTGGTTTGTCAGTAGTTGAAGCGCTTGCATTTGGTAAGCCTATATTTACTTTTTCTAGGTCCAATGCAATTAAACAAGGTGTGGAGTATGGATACATCACACATAATTTTAACGGCATGATTTTTACAGAGTTTCAGCATTTTACAGAAACAGTATCAAATTTATCCCAAAGTGAAATTGATAGATTATCTTTAAACGCTAAGAAATTTGCTATTGATAATCTGAAACTAGATTTTATGATTTCACAAGCCTTATCTTCTATCAATAAGGTTTTATGTTTAATGATTGTGTTTATAACTTTTATTTGA
- a CDS encoding glycosyltransferase has product MDPAMGGPCQGIRNSIPELEKLGVQNEVVCLDQANAGFLESDTFPIHFVGRAVGPWWYHKALVPWLLTNFSRFDIVIVHGLWLYPSYAVWKIIKSFKANHESKSIPKVYVMPHGMLDPWFQRAHGRKFKAVRNKIYWKLLEANVVNDADGLLFTCEEELKLAREAFSPYKPKKELNVGYGILPPPSYIADMDRAFKYACPGIDNKSYLLFLSRIDVKKGVDLLIQAYLALKKEGYKLPALVIAGPGEKSSYGLKVIKIASKDDGILFPGMLKGDAKWGAFYGCEAFVLPSHQENFGIAVVEALACGKPALISNRVNIWREIKDGKSGLIDTDTLYGVKQLILKWINLSQDKRVEMEQSAKKLFQKKFNISLSAKKLLEVLKA; this is encoded by the coding sequence ATGGATCCAGCTATGGGAGGCCCCTGTCAGGGAATCCGTAATTCTATCCCTGAATTAGAGAAGTTAGGGGTTCAGAACGAGGTCGTATGTCTCGATCAAGCGAATGCAGGTTTCCTTGAATCCGATACATTCCCGATCCATTTCGTTGGGAGAGCTGTAGGGCCTTGGTGGTATCATAAAGCCTTGGTACCCTGGCTTCTTACTAATTTTTCGCGGTTTGACATAGTCATAGTTCATGGATTATGGCTATATCCAAGTTATGCCGTGTGGAAAATAATAAAAAGCTTCAAGGCAAATCACGAGAGCAAGTCGATCCCTAAAGTATACGTAATGCCGCATGGGATGCTCGACCCTTGGTTTCAACGAGCGCATGGTAGGAAGTTTAAGGCCGTCAGAAACAAAATATACTGGAAGTTACTTGAGGCAAATGTTGTTAACGACGCTGATGGATTATTATTCACCTGTGAAGAGGAGCTTAAATTGGCTAGGGAAGCGTTCAGTCCCTATAAACCCAAAAAAGAATTGAACGTTGGTTACGGCATCCTGCCGCCGCCTTCCTATATTGCTGACATGGATAGGGCATTCAAATATGCTTGTCCTGGAATAGATAACAAATCTTACCTTCTATTCCTAAGCCGGATTGATGTGAAAAAGGGTGTTGATCTGCTGATTCAAGCTTATTTAGCTTTGAAAAAAGAGGGATATAAACTGCCAGCGTTGGTAATCGCCGGGCCAGGTGAAAAAAGTAGCTACGGGCTAAAAGTGATTAAAATAGCTAGTAAGGATGATGGTATACTGTTTCCGGGAATGCTAAAGGGTGATGCAAAGTGGGGTGCATTCTATGGCTGCGAAGCCTTTGTCCTACCTAGCCATCAGGAAAATTTTGGGATAGCTGTCGTAGAGGCTTTAGCCTGTGGAAAGCCAGCGTTGATATCAAACCGAGTCAATATATGGCGTGAGATAAAGGATGGGAAATCAGGACTAATTGATACAGACACATTATATGGGGTAAAACAACTAATTTTGAAATGGATAAATCTTTCGCAGGATAAGAGGGTGGAAATGGAGCAAAGTGCAAAAAAATTGTTTCAGAAAAAATTCAATATCAGTTTATCAGCAAAGAAATTATTGGAAGTTTTAAAAGCTTAA
- the asnB gene encoding asparagine synthase (glutamine-hydrolyzing): protein MCGIAGIVGLDPKTSRELIQGMTDSLSHRGPDAVGFFIDYKVAFGQRRLSIIDLSTGANQPFFDITKRYAIIFNGEIYNYQEVREQLNYSWQTKSDTEVILAAFIKWGKDCLSHLNGMFAFAIWDSIETELFIARDRLGVKPLYYYMQDDLFVFSSEVRSILRTGLVSKKVCTNAIVSYLAGLAVKTPYSIIENIFQLLPGEYAFLKKGKLDRHYYWRIDNAKKSEPSILSLAETVKKTRLLFEAAIKSRMVADVPVGAFLSGGIDSSAIVALMSKFSQRPVETFSIIFENKEFDESVYARKIADKYSTKHTELLLSPTDLIDSMHEYIAAMDTPTVDGINSYMVSKLVAATGIKVAVSGLGGDELFVGYPGFTRWKQIKQYNALHDNPFFRSFVSALNKRVKSRAVKKVKAWKDNKQGALKAFYETNRGIFLEDEIRELLEVDKEADLSQWMDLNGSNIRHYPTYSQYSVAELTGYTLDVLLKDSDQMSMAWGLEVREPFFDYHLVEFILSVPDKYKYSRKTPKSLFVKAMGDLLPDEIVYRPKKGFAFPWDSWLRGELKDYCESKIQNLSNRDLFNKASVLDLWKRFLTHDRRVKWMHVWSLVILEGWLTVNEI from the coding sequence ATGTGCGGAATTGCCGGGATTGTTGGGCTTGATCCAAAAACTAGCCGTGAATTAATTCAAGGAATGACCGATAGTCTTAGTCACAGGGGACCTGATGCTGTGGGTTTTTTTATCGATTATAAAGTTGCATTTGGTCAGCGTAGATTGTCCATCATTGATTTGAGTACGGGCGCTAATCAGCCTTTTTTTGACATTACAAAACGGTATGCCATAATTTTTAACGGAGAAATATACAATTATCAGGAAGTAAGGGAACAACTAAATTACTCCTGGCAAACTAAGTCTGACACAGAAGTTATTCTTGCAGCCTTCATCAAATGGGGAAAGGACTGCTTATCCCATCTCAATGGCATGTTTGCCTTTGCAATTTGGGACAGCATTGAGACCGAGCTTTTCATTGCCAGGGATAGGCTGGGCGTTAAGCCATTATACTATTATATGCAAGATGATCTGTTTGTGTTCAGTTCTGAAGTAAGAAGCATTCTTAGGACTGGCTTGGTTTCTAAGAAAGTTTGCACGAATGCCATCGTTAGCTATTTGGCGGGGTTAGCTGTTAAGACACCCTACTCAATTATAGAAAACATATTTCAGCTTCTGCCTGGTGAATATGCTTTTTTAAAGAAAGGAAAGCTTGACAGGCACTACTATTGGCGCATTGATAATGCCAAGAAATCAGAACCGTCTATATTGAGTTTGGCGGAGACAGTTAAAAAAACGAGACTCCTTTTTGAAGCCGCTATCAAAAGTAGGATGGTGGCCGATGTACCAGTTGGTGCCTTCTTATCCGGAGGGATCGACTCATCTGCTATAGTTGCTTTGATGTCAAAGTTCAGCCAGCGTCCGGTAGAAACTTTTTCTATTATATTCGAGAATAAAGAATTTGACGAGTCGGTATATGCAAGGAAGATAGCTGATAAATATAGTACTAAACATACGGAACTACTATTGAGTCCAACTGACTTAATTGATTCAATGCACGAGTATATAGCCGCTATGGATACGCCTACCGTTGATGGGATAAACTCATATATGGTATCCAAGTTAGTGGCTGCTACAGGTATTAAAGTAGCTGTATCAGGCTTGGGAGGCGATGAGCTATTTGTTGGTTATCCAGGATTTACTCGCTGGAAGCAGATAAAACAATACAATGCATTGCACGACAATCCCTTCTTTCGATCATTCGTCTCAGCTCTCAATAAAAGGGTTAAAAGCCGCGCTGTTAAAAAAGTGAAGGCTTGGAAAGATAATAAACAAGGAGCACTTAAAGCTTTTTACGAGACCAATAGGGGTATCTTTCTGGAAGATGAAATTCGGGAATTGCTGGAGGTAGATAAAGAAGCAGATTTATCACAATGGATGGATCTCAACGGTTCTAATATCCGCCACTACCCTACCTATAGCCAGTATTCGGTCGCTGAATTGACAGGCTACACACTCGATGTATTATTAAAGGATTCTGATCAAATGAGCATGGCCTGGGGCTTGGAAGTGAGAGAGCCTTTCTTCGATTATCATTTGGTAGAGTTCATCTTATCTGTTCCCGATAAATACAAATACTCGCGTAAGACACCGAAAAGCTTGTTTGTTAAAGCCATGGGAGATTTGCTGCCGGATGAAATAGTCTATCGTCCCAAAAAAGGATTTGCCTTTCCCTGGGATAGCTGGCTGCGTGGCGAGTTGAAGGATTATTGTGAAAGCAAAATTCAGAATTTATCCAATAGAGATCTGTTTAACAAAGCGTCTGTTCTGGATCTGTGGAAAAGGTTTCTGACTCATGATAGGAGGGTGAAATGGATGCATGTCTGGTCTTTGGTCATTCTAGAAGGCTGGCTGACAGTGAATGAAATTTAA
- a CDS encoding glycosyltransferase family 4 protein, whose translation MKDKLPIKVIISAGPGRLHLIQSAVELKKVDVDVKVITGWIPGKMFSDSFVDWMGGWVGRKNNLAHALKKRNPAELERSELKSCGIAEFFIQFLFLLSKFKLISRNKSALIGWTAFGLQSKKYIKNADIFHVRGGAGAGGVFAYAKNKNMKVIVDYSIAHPNELSNQIEKSINKTGANFNKYISLHPKDTFWKMVLRSCDFADMLVVNSDYVKWSFIKEGYPEHKIKVVYWGVNSEFNIQKQIYYSTSQIRLIFTGAFGLRKGAGLIIAALTELKNRNIDFTFDIVGSVTGEISIPRWMQVSPNIVFHGHLSQDKMKSILLASDIYIFPTYTEGCAQSVKEAMSVGLPVITTRQSGVPIIHKVDGWLIDDDSIEALISAILELSNNPDLRQRIGSQAAKTIKLNHTWEIYAKNMKSVYYDLLNDE comes from the coding sequence ATGAAAGACAAATTGCCGATTAAAGTAATAATTTCGGCTGGACCAGGAAGGCTTCATTTGATACAATCAGCGGTTGAATTAAAAAAAGTGGATGTGGATGTTAAAGTAATTACGGGATGGATACCTGGAAAGATGTTTTCAGATTCATTTGTAGACTGGATGGGTGGTTGGGTTGGACGAAAAAATAATCTAGCGCATGCATTAAAAAAAAGGAACCCTGCTGAATTAGAAAGATCGGAGTTAAAAAGCTGCGGTATAGCTGAATTTTTCATTCAATTTCTCTTTCTATTATCAAAGTTTAAATTAATTTCTCGCAATAAAAGTGCTTTGATTGGCTGGACGGCCTTTGGTCTACAATCAAAAAAATACATTAAAAATGCCGACATATTTCATGTTAGGGGTGGGGCAGGTGCCGGAGGTGTTTTTGCTTATGCTAAAAACAAAAATATGAAAGTTATTGTGGATTATAGTATTGCCCACCCAAATGAGCTAAGTAATCAGATTGAGAAATCAATAAATAAGACAGGTGCTAATTTTAACAAATACATCAGTTTACATCCTAAGGACACCTTCTGGAAAATGGTTTTAAGAAGCTGCGATTTTGCAGATATGCTGGTTGTAAATTCTGATTACGTAAAATGGTCTTTTATCAAAGAAGGGTATCCCGAACATAAAATTAAAGTAGTTTATTGGGGAGTAAATTCCGAATTCAATATACAAAAGCAAATATATTATTCAACTTCACAAATCAGACTTATTTTTACTGGTGCATTTGGTTTACGTAAAGGCGCTGGCCTGATTATTGCCGCTTTGACAGAGTTAAAAAATCGTAATATAGATTTTACTTTTGATATAGTGGGTAGCGTAACTGGTGAGATTTCGATACCACGTTGGATGCAAGTTTCCCCAAATATTGTTTTTCATGGTCATTTATCTCAAGATAAAATGAAATCTATATTGCTAGCTAGTGACATATATATATTCCCTACTTACACTGAGGGTTGTGCACAATCAGTTAAAGAGGCTATGTCTGTAGGCCTTCCAGTTATCACAACAAGACAGAGCGGAGTTCCTATCATACACAAAGTAGACGGTTGGTTGATCGATGATGATAGTATAGAAGCTTTAATATCCGCAATTTTGGAACTATCTAATAATCCAGATTTACGACAAAGAATAGGATCACAAGCTGCTAAAACGATAAAATTGAATCATACATGGGAAATTTATGCAAAAAATATGAAATCGGTGTACTACGATCTTCTAAATGATGAATAG
- a CDS encoding lipopolysaccharide biosynthesis protein: MSSSIRRNLIKNGIANSLKKFVNIGEQLALVPFLISSWGAPFYGEWITLTILPSVLSFTNVGIGSSAANLMVLRFANENVNGARSAAICGIKMITYTIFIALILSVVCIFILDKMHLFEKSLIPREDSILTLAILMSSRYIFFYQPIYDAYFRCSRKASMSINLLSVYSLSNLLTSFIVLYNHGGVVALSITNLCITSIFLISYSIIAENMIQGLFERGSLVETYKSDIKTIITNGLGYLGSPLWQTIYFQGSTLVVRVVLGPTTVALYNTLRAMTRSANQLFGLIHDTVFSELQFEIGAGRLDKARKLFRICLGLTVFISIIGMIILAIFGPQLYNLWTQNLFNPPKTLWIIFIMGIGFNALWYTAGVVFFALNKTVNFAIICVTSSIFSVLFAYLLSVRFGILGAAIGAFSFDVILAVYVIPVCCRYIYQSIYTLPIDIIRDMKTYLYNLLNKLYLSSK; this comes from the coding sequence ATGTCATCCTCAATTAGGAGAAATTTAATTAAAAATGGTATTGCAAATAGTCTGAAGAAATTTGTAAATATTGGCGAGCAACTAGCCCTAGTTCCATTTCTAATTTCATCGTGGGGTGCTCCATTTTATGGGGAATGGATAACATTAACTATTTTACCAAGTGTACTTTCATTTACCAATGTTGGTATTGGGTCGTCTGCTGCAAACTTAATGGTGCTTAGGTTTGCAAATGAAAATGTCAATGGTGCACGTAGTGCAGCAATATGTGGTATAAAAATGATTACATACACAATTTTTATAGCATTAATTTTATCAGTCGTCTGTATCTTTATTCTGGATAAAATGCACCTTTTTGAAAAATCCTTGATACCTAGAGAGGACTCAATTCTTACACTAGCAATTCTGATGTCAAGCCGTTATATTTTTTTTTATCAGCCTATATATGATGCTTATTTTCGTTGTTCGAGAAAAGCCTCAATGAGTATAAATTTACTGTCAGTTTATTCGTTGTCGAATCTACTGACTTCATTTATCGTATTATATAACCATGGGGGTGTTGTTGCACTCTCAATAACAAATCTATGTATTACTAGCATATTTCTTATATCCTATTCAATAATTGCTGAAAATATGATCCAGGGTTTATTCGAGAGAGGAAGTTTAGTTGAAACTTATAAATCGGATATAAAGACAATAATTACAAACGGCTTGGGATATTTAGGTTCTCCATTATGGCAAACGATTTATTTTCAAGGGAGTACGCTTGTAGTTAGGGTCGTTCTAGGCCCAACTACAGTCGCATTATATAATACTTTAAGGGCAATGACTAGATCAGCCAATCAGCTATTCGGACTGATTCATGATACAGTATTTTCAGAGTTACAATTTGAAATTGGAGCAGGTAGATTGGATAAAGCAAGAAAACTTTTCCGTATTTGTCTGGGACTAACAGTATTTATTTCTATCATAGGTATGATTATTCTAGCAATTTTCGGCCCACAGCTGTATAATTTATGGACCCAGAACCTTTTTAACCCACCAAAAACTCTTTGGATTATTTTTATAATGGGAATTGGATTTAATGCTTTATGGTATACAGCAGGGGTTGTTTTCTTTGCACTTAATAAAACTGTTAATTTCGCAATTATATGTGTAACTAGCTCTATTTTTTCAGTTTTATTTGCTTATCTTTTGAGCGTTAGGTTTGGCATACTAGGTGCAGCCATAGGCGCATTTTCTTTTGATGTAATTTTAGCAGTGTATGTTATACCCGTTTGCTGTAGATATATATACCAGTCTATCTATACATTACCAATAGATATTATAAGGGACATGAAGACATACCTATATAACTTATTAAATAAACTATATTTATCATCAAAATAA
- a CDS encoding GumC family protein: MPRQEYVEIEETEFNLQEYIRRYLRYWYLFPIFVALALTAAYFYLQKTQPVYSTTATLLIKDEQKGMTGGNQDMLEELTQFSGNKIVENEIEVISSLTLMAQVVENLGLNVVYEAKDGLHTIDLYKATNVVVQPELLTEYAYKEPLFIHVQDAGHFRLNDEAELQPFGQKFSNAWGAFTVLRADSLLDNGYQDIQVNFRDLPDLAENFQERLTVQEVNPKSTVLEITLEDTSPQRARDIINNLLDVYVQSNLNDKNREASNTMAFIEERLKLVTGELGDVEGDVASFKSDKGLTDISAESQIFLENIQENDNKLEEVNTQMKVLESVDRYIESSGDGALAPATYLISDPVLISLLTRYADLKQQQELYARTTQASNPLRETVNSQVASTKQAIKENLQNLRRGLDITKQSLASINNRFSRDLRAIPQKEREYVGIKRQQTIKENLYLYLLQKREETALAYASTVTDSRLVDAPKTSFRPVKPKRSTIWLGAFAAGMAIPFLLINLLFVLNNTVQRRDEIESATRTAILGEIGLMPQAKGVDDTIIRMTSRSAVAEQFRALRTNLQYLGDGTCRVLLFTSSIGGEGKSFVTLNLGASLAYADKKVIILGLDLRKPSLHQRLGIGNDRGVTNYLIGQGKLSNLIQTTSVHPNMEVMVSGPIPPNPSELISNGRLPLLLAELREQYDYILIDAPPYGLVTDAALIAEHTDATLYVVRYNYTVRDHLRRIAELQKSERFKNLSIIFNGVNYGAGYGYGYGYGGYGYGYYGDNDNARTRKFGTRLKELIGKKSL; the protein is encoded by the coding sequence ATGCCCCGCCAAGAATACGTAGAAATCGAGGAAACGGAGTTCAACCTCCAGGAATACATCCGCCGCTACTTGCGGTATTGGTACTTGTTTCCTATTTTCGTGGCGTTGGCCCTGACGGCTGCTTACTTCTATTTACAGAAAACGCAACCCGTGTACTCGACGACCGCTACGTTATTGATCAAGGACGAGCAGAAAGGCATGACCGGGGGGAACCAGGATATGCTGGAAGAACTCACGCAGTTCAGCGGCAATAAAATTGTCGAGAACGAGATCGAGGTGATTTCCTCCCTAACGTTGATGGCGCAGGTGGTCGAGAATTTGGGCCTGAACGTGGTCTACGAGGCCAAAGACGGCTTGCACACCATCGATCTCTACAAGGCCACCAACGTGGTGGTGCAGCCCGAGCTGCTGACTGAATACGCCTACAAAGAACCCCTCTTTATTCACGTGCAGGACGCTGGACATTTCCGCCTGAACGACGAAGCCGAACTGCAGCCCTTTGGCCAAAAGTTTTCTAACGCCTGGGGAGCTTTCACGGTTTTGCGCGCCGACAGCCTCCTGGATAATGGCTATCAAGACATTCAGGTGAATTTCCGCGATTTGCCAGATTTGGCCGAAAACTTCCAGGAGCGCCTGACGGTGCAGGAAGTCAATCCCAAAAGTACGGTGCTGGAAATCACGCTGGAAGATACCTCCCCGCAGAGGGCCCGCGACATCATCAATAACCTGCTCGATGTGTACGTGCAGAGCAACCTTAACGACAAGAACCGCGAAGCTTCCAATACCATGGCGTTTATCGAGGAACGCCTAAAACTCGTGACGGGGGAGCTGGGCGACGTGGAGGGCGACGTGGCCTCCTTCAAGAGCGACAAGGGCCTGACCGACATCAGCGCGGAATCGCAGATTTTTCTGGAGAATATCCAGGAGAACGATAACAAACTCGAGGAAGTTAACACCCAGATGAAGGTGCTCGAAAGCGTGGACCGCTACATTGAGTCCAGCGGCGACGGGGCCCTCGCCCCCGCCACCTACCTCATCAGTGATCCGGTGCTGATCTCCCTACTGACCCGCTACGCCGACCTCAAGCAGCAGCAGGAACTTTATGCCCGCACCACGCAGGCAAGCAACCCCCTGCGCGAGACCGTCAATTCGCAGGTAGCCAGCACCAAACAGGCTATCAAGGAGAACCTACAGAACCTGCGCCGGGGCCTTGACATTACGAAGCAAAGTTTGGCTTCCATCAACAACCGCTTTTCCCGCGACCTGCGGGCCATCCCTCAGAAGGAGCGCGAATACGTTGGCATCAAGCGCCAGCAGACCATTAAGGAGAATCTGTACCTCTATCTCCTCCAAAAGCGTGAGGAAACTGCCCTTGCCTATGCCTCGACTGTAACCGACAGCCGCCTAGTGGACGCGCCCAAGACGAGTTTCCGACCCGTTAAGCCCAAGCGGTCTACCATCTGGCTCGGTGCATTCGCTGCCGGAATGGCTATTCCGTTTTTGCTGATCAACCTGCTTTTCGTGCTCAATAACACCGTACAGCGGCGCGACGAAATCGAGTCCGCCACCCGTACCGCCATCCTGGGTGAAATAGGTCTGATGCCGCAGGCCAAAGGAGTCGACGACACCATCATCCGCATGACGAGCCGCAGCGCGGTAGCCGAGCAGTTTCGTGCGCTGCGTACCAACCTACAATACCTAGGCGATGGTACCTGCCGGGTACTGCTCTTCACCTCTTCCATTGGGGGAGAAGGCAAGAGTTTTGTAACCCTCAACCTGGGGGCAAGTTTGGCCTACGCCGATAAAAAAGTAATTATTTTAGGACTTGATCTGCGCAAACCTTCCCTGCATCAGCGGCTGGGCATTGGCAACGACCGTGGGGTGACTAATTACCTCATCGGACAGGGCAAACTCTCGAATCTGATTCAAACCACTTCGGTGCATCCTAATATGGAAGTGATGGTAAGCGGGCCGATTCCGCCCAATCCGTCCGAACTGATCAGCAATGGACGCCTGCCGCTGCTTTTAGCCGAGCTCAGAGAGCAATACGACTACATATTGATCGATGCCCCGCCTTATGGACTGGTGACCGATGCGGCCCTCATCGCTGAACATACTGACGCTACCCTCTATGTCGTACGCTACAACTACACCGTACGTGACCATTTACGTCGTATTGCTGAGTTACAGAAAAGTGAACGTTTCAAAAATCTCAGTATAATATTTAACGGGGTAAACTATGGGGCAGGCTATGGATATGGTTATGGATACGGAGGTTATGGATACGGATACTATGGGGACAACGACAATGCTCGAACTCGTAAGTTCGGCACGCGACTGAAAGAGCTTATAGGAAAGAAAAGTTTATAG